One genomic window of Spirochaetales bacterium includes the following:
- a CDS encoding PH domain-containing protein: MAAQKESGRIKSFFLTLCGAMKSGCLWIARSIAAVIDRSIKPRFTRFVSTLKDINIYRHVREHCIYRYLSTMMQLEKSGTVITWQPFYLILVKTIIAVTVFIFVFNLYPYLSGWLGEIVRFFRLHEIYHFDFPTRSSLDTAAQVIIALVLGYIGLFFLIYHIQALFSSLVINNAGKKAYYIRNSVVCTSLYVFSVPEIDHIVLKQNILFRLLGIGTIVFMKKSGEKVTIASIKNASKVFRQFSSIIGENDGSNKPEGRYG; encoded by the coding sequence ATGGCCGCACAGAAAGAATCCGGACGAATAAAAAGCTTTTTTCTCACGTTATGCGGGGCAATGAAATCCGGTTGTTTATGGATAGCCCGGTCAATCGCCGCCGTGATCGATCGATCGATCAAACCCCGCTTCACACGTTTCGTTTCCACACTGAAGGACATTAATATCTACAGGCATGTGCGTGAGCACTGTATCTATCGGTACCTTTCAACCATGATGCAGCTGGAAAAATCCGGTACCGTCATAACATGGCAGCCCTTTTATCTTATCCTTGTAAAAACGATTATCGCCGTCACCGTCTTTATCTTTGTTTTCAATCTCTATCCGTACCTTTCCGGTTGGCTGGGAGAGATTGTACGCTTTTTCAGGCTGCATGAAATCTATCATTTCGATTTCCCCACGAGGTCGTCGCTCGATACCGCCGCACAGGTGATTATCGCTTTAGTTCTGGGATATATCGGTCTTTTTTTTCTTATTTATCACATACAGGCACTTTTTTCCTCACTTGTGATAAATAACGCGGGCAAAAAGGCGTATTACATCAGAAACAGTGTCGTCTGCACGTCACTCTATGTTTTTTCCGTTCCGGAAATCGATCATATCGTCCTCAAACAGAATATTCTCTTCCGGCTTCTCGGTATCGGGACGATCGTTTTCATGAAAAAATCCGGTGAAAAAGTGACGATCGCTTCGATAAAAAACGCGTCAAAGGTGTTCAGACAATTTTCTTCGATTATCGGAGAGAATGACGGTTCGAACAAACCGGAAGGACGATACGGGTGA
- a CDS encoding ankyrin repeat domain-containing protein, translating to MKKRSQLSVIFVFCMTGFLFFSCSGNPEGFTILHWACDTGNLEMVKSLVTDKKMDIDAKDSEGRTPVYLAVRDGYKNIVDFLIGEGAQTAIPDKDGMTIMHWAAYEGYDGIVGLLKDSDNLIAAKDKSGRAPIQWALRKDNRSTVMLLLEAGSPYDFTDSGGNTLLHWASERGYTDIVTFLLDKGMSPNIKNKRGYVPLHLAADGNHTEIVELLIRHGAEVGIRWPKKPLL from the coding sequence ATGAAAAAACGATCACAACTATCCGTCATATTCGTTTTCTGTATGACCGGTTTCCTGTTTTTTTCATGTTCGGGTAATCCCGAAGGATTTACCATCCTTCACTGGGCATGCGATACGGGGAATCTCGAAATGGTCAAATCGCTGGTTACGGATAAAAAAATGGACATTGACGCAAAGGACAGCGAAGGGAGGACCCCCGTCTATCTCGCCGTCCGCGATGGTTATAAAAATATCGTCGATTTCCTCATCGGAGAAGGCGCACAAACGGCCATCCCCGACAAGGACGGAATGACGATCATGCATTGGGCGGCGTACGAGGGATACGACGGGATCGTCGGGCTCCTGAAAGATTCGGACAATCTCATTGCCGCGAAAGACAAAAGCGGACGCGCCCCCATACAATGGGCCCTGCGAAAAGACAACCGGTCGACCGTCATGCTTCTGCTCGAAGCGGGCTCACCCTACGATTTCACCGACTCGGGCGGCAATACCCTTCTCCATTGGGCTTCCGAAAGGGGCTATACGGATATTGTCACGTTTCTTCTCGATAAAGGCATGAGTCCGAATATAAAAAACAAACGGGGATATGTCCCGCTGCATCTTGCGGCAGACGGCAATCATACGGAGATCGTGGAACTGCTGATCCGGCACGGGGCGGAAGTCGGCATCCGCTGGCCGAAGAAACCGCTGTTGTAG
- a CDS encoding ABC transporter substrate-binding protein: MMILVVLTPSGCLRQRGTTGEARIEGDGYPLSVVDDYGNTFAVREKPRRIISGALFIDELLLSIVQKGDIAAVTNFAEDGETSNIEHDLDGIEHRIPFNVEIYLSLKPDIVFLSSWSGFGGAEQLRDAGIPVCILDFPVTFNGVIRTIRFLARLTAEKESGEELIEWMEDKLNQIERLLSPLTEEERLTVMDYSADFGTSFGAGSMWDEIVRHAGLKNAVAALDADRWGAVPISKEALIRLDPDIIILPDWVYGERDGADRNYSLFMEDPAFRVLSAVKNRRVYRIPEKHRSSGSHYSVLGVEDLARRAYPTIFGRENEE, translated from the coding sequence ATGATGATACTGGTTGTCCTCACGCCTTCGGGTTGTCTCAGGCAGCGGGGGACAACAGGTGAGGCGCGGATTGAAGGCGACGGCTATCCACTCTCCGTCGTCGATGATTATGGAAACACGTTCGCGGTCCGGGAAAAACCCCGCAGGATTATCTCCGGTGCGTTGTTTATCGATGAACTGCTGCTCTCGATTGTTCAAAAGGGAGATATTGCCGCCGTCACGAATTTCGCGGAAGACGGAGAAACGTCTAACATTGAACACGACCTTGACGGTATTGAACACAGAATACCCTTCAATGTGGAAATATACCTGTCGCTCAAACCGGATATCGTCTTTCTCTCATCGTGGAGCGGTTTCGGGGGCGCCGAACAGCTTCGTGACGCGGGGATACCGGTCTGTATCCTGGATTTTCCCGTCACGTTTAACGGGGTTATTCGTACTATCAGGTTTCTTGCACGGTTGACCGCTGAAAAGGAAAGCGGTGAAGAACTGATCGAATGGATGGAAGATAAACTCAATCAAATCGAACGTTTACTTTCACCGCTGACGGAAGAAGAAAGGCTTACGGTAATGGATTATTCGGCGGATTTCGGCACATCCTTCGGCGCCGGTTCGATGTGGGATGAAATAGTGCGCCATGCCGGCTTGAAGAACGCGGTGGCGGCTCTGGATGCCGACAGATGGGGCGCCGTCCCGATTTCAAAAGAAGCACTCATCAGGCTCGATCCGGATATTATCATTTTACCGGACTGGGTGTATGGAGAACGGGACGGCGCCGACAGGAACTATAGCCTTTTTATGGAAGATCCCGCGTTCAGGGTACTCTCCGCGGTCAAAAACCGGCGGGTTTACCGGATTCCGGAAAAACACAGGAGTTCCGGTTCGCATTACAGTGTGTTAGGCGTTGAAGACCTGGCGCGGCGCGCTTATCCGACGATCTTCGGGCGGGAAAATGAGGAATAA
- a CDS encoding iron ABC transporter permease, with translation MRNKSGFPLLIVLAVLVPVAVILCTGIGPVMVDPAGIIGVILSKLGFLSAGEADEVLEVTILFVRLPRVITALLVGAALASAGATMQGLFRNPLASPEILGVSAGGSLGAVIAIGTGLFSLNIFLMPLVSVTGALAAAAVIYVISTYRGNTSLLFIILAGMAVSSFFTGIISAVLLFTAEHQVSQFIFWTMGALDQRRWEHIIMALPILLPVIILLVFFSRDLNLFSLGEEKARVLGMRVELVKRLLLFFSAVATGVAVSISGTIGFVGLMVPHLLRLLIGPDNRTLVPVCALGGGLFLMTADAIGRTVFAPYEIRVGIITAAIGAPYLLFLIFAYQRKAFGGTKGRGNAPVL, from the coding sequence ATGAGGAATAAATCGGGATTCCCTCTATTAATTGTACTTGCCGTTCTGGTTCCGGTCGCTGTCATCCTCTGTACCGGAATCGGACCGGTGATGGTGGACCCCGCCGGTATAATAGGAGTCATCCTCTCAAAACTCGGTTTCCTTTCGGCAGGGGAGGCGGACGAGGTTTTGGAGGTGACGATTCTGTTTGTCCGTCTTCCCCGTGTAATAACGGCATTGCTTGTGGGGGCCGCGCTTGCTTCAGCCGGCGCGACGATGCAGGGATTATTCAGGAATCCCCTTGCAAGTCCGGAAATTCTCGGTGTTTCGGCGGGTGGAAGTCTCGGCGCCGTCATCGCGATCGGCACCGGGCTTTTTTCGTTGAATATCTTTTTGATGCCGCTTGTTTCAGTGACGGGGGCCCTCGCCGCGGCCGCGGTGATTTATGTTATTTCCACTTACAGGGGCAATACATCGCTTCTTTTTATCATTCTCGCCGGCATGGCCGTTTCTTCCTTTTTTACCGGAATAATTTCCGCCGTCCTCCTTTTTACGGCCGAGCATCAGGTCAGCCAGTTTATTTTCTGGACAATGGGTGCTTTGGATCAACGGAGATGGGAACATATTATCATGGCACTCCCTATTCTCCTTCCCGTTATCATCCTCCTCGTCTTTTTTTCACGGGATCTCAACCTCTTTTCTCTGGGTGAGGAAAAGGCCCGGGTGCTGGGCATGCGCGTGGAACTGGTAAAACGTCTTTTGCTTTTCTTTTCGGCGGTCGCGACCGGTGTAGCCGTTTCGATCAGCGGAACAATCGGGTTTGTCGGACTCATGGTCCCCCATCTTCTGCGGCTTCTGATAGGCCCGGACAACAGGACGCTCGTCCCCGTCTGTGCGCTCGGCGGAGGACTCTTCCTCATGACCGCCGATGCGATCGGCCGTACGGTTTTTGCCCCGTATGAAATACGGGTCGGTATTATTACTGCGGCTATCGGTGCGCCCTACCTCCTTTTTCTCATCTTCGCTTACCAGCGGAAGGCATTCGGGGGAACGAAAGGAAGGGGGAATGCTCCGGTTTTGTGA
- a CDS encoding ABC transporter ATP-binding protein, with protein sequence MLRFCDVGYRIGGTCIIDSVSFEAGEGEFIGLIGPNGSGKTTLLRLADRLISPTKGYITLKGKPLHRYTEPELATHCSFMQQEGAVGFNFTVSSVVMFGRYPYRRWARWETEEDREKVRRALDYVGLHGFEERPILELSGGERQLVFFAMTLVQETEVLLLDEPTSNLDIKHQQRIFSMAEELCREKKTIIAAIHNLNEASRYCSRLVLLDEGRIAADGKPDNVIAPGLIDRVYGVKTDIGINTSTGSRLVSVVPRRAGPEGPRVHLIGGAGSAVNLTRELFRLGFRITGGIAHVNDTDAMLWRSLGIETVTTAAFSEIDGEAVSGAVPYVVGADFTILCSFPVGEGNAANLELAGKARRLIIVEPDEYEERAFFSGRAETMFMRLREGAALLTYSEIIRMFEEMV encoded by the coding sequence ATGCTCCGGTTTTGTGATGTCGGTTACCGCATCGGCGGCACATGTATTATCGACTCGGTGAGTTTTGAAGCAGGCGAGGGTGAGTTTATCGGCCTTATCGGTCCGAACGGTTCCGGCAAGACCACGCTGCTCAGGCTGGCGGACCGTCTCATTTCCCCCACGAAAGGATATATCACACTCAAAGGGAAGCCGCTTCATCGATATACGGAGCCGGAACTCGCGACACACTGCTCGTTTATGCAGCAGGAGGGGGCGGTGGGTTTTAACTTTACCGTTTCATCCGTCGTCATGTTCGGCCGTTATCCGTACAGGAGGTGGGCGCGATGGGAGACGGAAGAAGACAGGGAGAAAGTCCGCCGCGCGCTCGATTACGTGGGATTGCATGGATTCGAGGAAAGGCCGATACTGGAATTGTCGGGCGGTGAACGGCAACTCGTTTTTTTCGCCATGACACTCGTGCAGGAGACGGAGGTGCTTCTTCTCGACGAGCCGACTTCGAACCTCGATATAAAACATCAGCAGAGAATTTTCTCGATGGCCGAAGAGTTGTGCAGGGAAAAAAAGACGATAATCGCAGCGATTCACAATCTGAACGAAGCTTCACGGTACTGTTCCCGGCTGGTTCTTCTCGATGAGGGACGAATCGCCGCGGACGGGAAACCGGATAACGTCATCGCACCCGGCCTCATCGACCGCGTGTACGGGGTAAAGACCGATATCGGTATTAATACCTCGACGGGAAGCAGGCTCGTGAGTGTCGTCCCCCGGCGGGCGGGACCGGAAGGTCCGCGGGTCCATCTTATCGGCGGGGCGGGAAGCGCCGTCAATCTGACCAGGGAGCTGTTCAGGCTCGGTTTTCGGATCACGGGGGGAATCGCGCACGTAAACGATACCGATGCGATGCTGTGGAGGAGTCTTGGTATCGAAACGGTAACGACTGCGGCTTTTTCCGAGATCGACGGCGAAGCGGTTTCCGGGGCTGTTCCGTATGTCGTCGGGGCGGATTTCACGATTCTTTGTTCTTTTCCCGTCGGTGAAGGAAACGCGGCGAATCTGGAACTTGCGGGAAAAGCCCGCCGTCTGATTATCGTCGAACCGGATGAGTATGAGGAAAGGGCTTTTTTTTCCGGTCGGGCGGAAACGATGTTCATGCGGCTGCGGGAAGGGGCGGCTTTATTGACTTATAGCGAAATAATCCGGATGTTCGAAGAAATGGTATAG
- a CDS encoding aminotransferase class I/II-fold pyridoxal phosphate-dependent enzyme, which translates to MNPLAIELNRKLEGTAAFALLSSLGKRFYFPKGIVAQSMEATKHAHRYNATIGTAGQKGKPLFLPSIRQLIPSLDPEEIFPYASTPGLPELRDLWKKNMEKKNPDLAGKPTSHPLVVAGITSGISIIADLFIDPGDTIIIPDMFWGNYRLIFEVKKEANIVSVPFFNDNGKLDLPSLQKTIERHGSKEKLIILLNFPNNPTGYSPTVDEIEPLVEVLYKAADSGSNLLVITDDSYFGLFFEDNIYPQSVFAALAGLHRNILAVKLDGSTKEDFVWGFRIGFLTYGGKGLGTEHYHALEQKTMGLIRSTISNSSRLGQSLIIRALKSSSYEREKEENVRIVKEKYDKIKEILAKRDKDSPLQPLPYNSGYFMCFRLERGSAEKLRQYLLYERHIGTVSIEDRLLRIAYANIDTGDMEELFEEIDRAVREIC; encoded by the coding sequence ATGAATCCGTTAGCGATAGAACTGAACAGAAAACTCGAAGGAACAGCCGCGTTTGCTTTGCTTTCATCGCTCGGGAAACGCTTCTATTTCCCAAAGGGAATCGTCGCGCAGAGCATGGAAGCAACGAAACATGCCCACCGTTACAACGCCACCATCGGAACGGCAGGTCAAAAGGGCAAGCCGCTGTTTCTCCCGTCGATACGACAACTTATACCGTCGCTCGATCCGGAAGAAATATTTCCCTATGCATCGACGCCGGGGCTTCCTGAACTGCGGGACCTCTGGAAAAAAAACATGGAAAAAAAGAATCCCGATCTTGCGGGAAAACCGACGAGCCATCCCCTTGTCGTCGCGGGGATTACATCGGGTATTTCCATAATAGCGGATCTTTTTATCGATCCGGGAGACACTATCATCATCCCGGATATGTTCTGGGGCAACTATCGCCTGATATTCGAAGTGAAAAAGGAAGCGAACATCGTCAGTGTCCCGTTTTTCAATGATAATGGAAAACTCGATCTTCCGAGTCTTCAAAAAACAATAGAACGGCATGGATCGAAGGAGAAACTCATTATCCTTCTCAATTTTCCGAACAATCCGACCGGCTATTCGCCCACCGTCGATGAAATAGAGCCGCTTGTCGAGGTGCTGTATAAAGCCGCCGATTCCGGATCGAACCTTTTGGTCATTACCGATGATTCGTATTTCGGATTGTTTTTTGAAGACAATATCTACCCGCAATCGGTCTTCGCCGCGCTGGCGGGACTTCACCGTAATATTCTCGCGGTCAAACTCGACGGTTCGACAAAAGAGGATTTTGTCTGGGGATTCAGAATCGGTTTTCTTACTTACGGGGGCAAGGGACTCGGTACGGAACACTACCATGCGCTGGAACAAAAAACCATGGGACTTATCCGTTCCACGATTTCGAACTCCAGCAGGCTCGGCCAGAGTCTCATCATACGTGCACTCAAAAGCAGCAGTTATGAAAGAGAAAAGGAAGAAAACGTCAGGATTGTAAAGGAAAAATACGATAAAATTAAGGAAATCCTGGCCAAACGGGATAAAGACTCTCCGCTGCAGCCACTTCCCTATAATTCCGGATATTTCATGTGTTTCAGGCTCGAGAGGGGAAGCGCTGAAAAACTCAGACAGTATCTTCTTTATGAACGGCACATCGGCACGGTTTCCATCGAAGACCGTCTGCTTCGAATCGCTTACGCGAATATCGATACGGGGGATATGGAAGAATTATTCGAGGAAATCGATCGTGCCGTCAGGGAAATCTGCTGA